The following is a genomic window from Flavobacteriales bacterium.
TTTCATTCAAGGGCACTCCTTCTGTTGAAATAAACTCAAGCATTATCCAATATGTAGAAGAAATGCTGCACGCTTCTGGAGACCCCCGTCCAGTTCAGAAGAAAGTGATGAACATATTGACTGAGGGTTTGCAGAACATGTATCACCACCTCCATCCTGCAACCCACAGGCCAGCTTGGGAAGCCTCCACCATATTGATCATAGGCCGTACTGAGGAAGGTTATTTTATTAAGACCGGCAATTATGTTGATAGGGATAGTGAATTCAACATTGACCAGCGATTGCGCGAGCTTGAGAAGCTATCAGAAAACGAGCTGAGAGAACGTCATGTTGCCGCTTTGAAGGACGGACTGCGCACCAAGAAAGGTGCTGGCTTGGGCCTTATAGACATAGCAAGACGGTCAAACAACAAAATACGCCATAAGATCACCCAGGTCACAGACCAGCTGTCCTTCTTTTCTCTTCATGTAGAAATAAAATTCTGAACAATGAAAACAGATAATTTTGAACATAACGAACTTGAACTGAACATTAATCCTACAGAACAGACACCACTGATAAGGTACTCGGTTGAAAATTCGACTTTGGAAATTATCGGAAGGTCAATCCCTGAAGATGTGATCGGATTTTATAGGCCTGTGATGGGTTGGCTGAAGAACCTGGCATCTACCAATCCCAGCAGATTGGATGTGGAGTTTCTCCTAGAATACTTCAATACGAATTCATCTAGAGCCCTTCTCGACATTTTAAAAACAATTGAACGGTTGAAAGATTCAGGCACGATGGTCCACATCACGTGGTATCACGAGGAAATTGACGATGACATGCGTGAATTTGGCAATGATCTGTCTGAGTTGATCAATTTGCCCCTAAAGATCCTTGCCTTGAACGAAGCAAGCTTTGATGAACGAACAGATTCATCAAAACATTTTTGACGCATGCTGCATCTGGTCGTTTACAGTTTGACCAGAATGAGGGTGGCGTCATCCGTATTGGATTCCCCTCCTTGCAATTCTGTGAACCATTGTTCGACACTTTCCAATCTAGGTTTCGAGAATGCATCGCGCAATCCTTTTCTGAGCAATCTTTTGCCATCTGGCATGAATTGATCTTGAACGCCATCTGTATGCAGTAAAACGGTATCGAGATCTGATAGCGGTAATTCTGCAAATCTGCCCCGATGCTTTAAATTCAACTGGTCTTTGCTGTTGCCTAAACAACATGGGAAGATCTGCTCTTTTGGCTGAACGATGGCGCCATTCTTGAACAACTTCAATTGTCTGGAATTGGATGCATAACTGATGCCGTTTTTCAACTTATCAAAACACACTACTGTGAGTTCAACAGATATCATTTGTTGCATCGACTCGGTGGCATGGTGAGAAAGTTTCCTGAACCGCTGCAATACCTCGCTCAATACTTCTATTGGCGTTTGAAGGACCTGATTTTCAACTAGGTTATCAATAATGCTCATGCATATATTGGAAAGAAAGGCCCCTGCAATTCCATGCCCAGTGGCATCACCGATTATAAGC
Proteins encoded in this region:
- a CDS encoding SiaB family protein kinase — encoded protein: MDSFIDTDAYTVMNCAHRNRVIFSFKGTPSVEINSSIIQYVEEMLHASGDPRPVQKKVMNILTEGLQNMYHHLHPATHRPAWEASTILIIGRTEEGYFIKTGNYVDRDSEFNIDQRLRELEKLSENELRERHVAALKDGLRTKKGAGLGLIDIARRSNNKIRHKITQVTDQLSFFSLHVEIKF
- a CDS encoding DUF1987 domain-containing protein, with the translated sequence MKTDNFEHNELELNINPTEQTPLIRYSVENSTLEIIGRSIPEDVIGFYRPVMGWLKNLASTNPSRLDVEFLLEYFNTNSSRALLDILKTIERLKDSGTMVHITWYHEEIDDDMREFGNDLSELINLPLKILALNEASFDERTDSSKHF